The genomic stretch CCGGGGCGTCGACGCTGGCTGCAGCGACTGCGCCTTGCGGGCAGGTCCACGCTCCTCTTTTCCAGCATGCTCGCGTTCATCGGCTGGGTGTTCATCCTGATCGGGTGGCGCTACAAATTGGATCGCTGGCTCAATGATGGGAGCGCGTGGATGCTCTCGTCGCTTCTTATGCCGTGGGTGTGCCGTGCGGCATCGATCCATCTGAAGGGACGGCGTCCTTGGCGTGTGTTCTTCTGGACAGCTCTCCCTTCCCTGTTTGCCGGGGTAGGCGCCTTGGCGCTCATGCTCGATTACGCCGGAGGCGACATGCATCTTTCCGGCGACGTCAATTTCGGCTTCGCCATGCTGCTCCAGATGGCGTTGGGGGCGGCTTGCGGGCTCCTGCTCGGGTTGGCACACGATCCGGAGCGTGAAGCTCCACGGTGACTGGGGTCAACTTAGTGGACTTACTGGAATAGTTGGAGTGAGGCGGGCGCAGGCAAGGTGAACTGAGGTCCCCCCTCCCCCAGCCCCCTCCCGCGGGAAGGGGAGATAGGGAAACGGGAGCACACTTGTAGCGGGGAAGGCGGGCGGGATTCTCTGATAGAAATCGTTCTACACGGAGACTGACTCAGAGCGCGAGCGCTTCATAGCCTGCGTAAGATCTCAGGCAAAGTCTTCAAGTGAATAGGCCGCCCCTCCCATCGGCTGCCGTCGTTCCCCCGATCGATCTCACCTCCGTCGGATGGAGAGTCATTATTGCTGCCGCTGCTGCTGGAGGGAGACTCCTTCGGATGATAAGTCGACTCGAACTGCCGGACAAGGCCCTTGATGTCGCCGTAGCTTGAATTACGCCCCTTGCCGGCATCGTGGTTCATCTTGAAAATCAAATATTCAACGCAGGCACGCATATCCGAGTCTCCCACCTCAGAGAGAACCGTTGTAAGATCCTGCTGGGGATTCAAGCGATCCCAATATTCGCCCACAGCATCCATGCCGTCATTGCAGGAAGACGAAAAGATCCCCGGGTCACGGTTCATGCAAGCATTCGCCAGCATCATGCCGACTTTTATCTGCGCCAAACGAGTCTGCTGATCGAGACCCGAGTACCACCTCAGGCTCCATCGAAACCCCGTATCCTTTTGTCGGAAAAGACCCTTCTGAGGTTCGAGCGTATCAAAGCCGCAAGAGTCCGCCGCCGCCCGAACATCCTGCTGGAACTGTCGCTGCGTCTGTTGAGCTTCAGTGACCTTCTTCCCCAGTTTGTTGATGCTCCCCATAATGTTCCGGGCAGTCTCCAACTCCCGATCCTTGCTCGACTCTACCTGTCGATTAGAAATCGTGTTCCCGAGCTCACGGGCCCGGGCCAACAGCTTCTTCGCAATCTCGCGTTCGATGAATTCACTGGCGACATCATTCTCCGCCTGCGCATCTAAGGCGCGTATTTGTGCAAACTCCTCCGGAGTGTTCGCGATTTTCAATGGGTATTTCCCATTCGCATCGAGCCCGCCGATAGCGATGTGGCGACAGTCACTGTCCATGTTCCGAGGCTGCTTGCAGCCCCGACGTTCCAATTCCTTGAACCGCGTTTCGAGCTGTGAACTCTCCTCCTCCAATCGCTTCTGCACGAATGAAAGAGCAGAATAGAAAGGCTTGTCTGTTCCTGCATTCAAATTGATGTCTTTCAGCCCGAATATATCGGCAGATTTCAGAGTCGCCTCAAAGGCAGATTTCTCATCCTCTTCCCCGACCATCCGATCACCTGCGCCTGGCGTGATGCTGTTCAGAAAATGGACATGCTCGTGATGAATCGTCGCAGCCAAAAAACCCATTCCATGGATGAATGCTTCCGGACGGATCAGACTCGCCCCGTCAGAGTAATGTTCTCCATAAATTTCACCCCCATTCTTGGCTGCAGATATTCCCCTCTTTTTAAACTCTTCTGATTCTTTTCGCACCTCATATCGCGCGAGGGGAATCGTGCAGACTGGAGTGAACTGTATCTGCTGCCTGTACGCGCTGGAACGAGGATCGATCGCTACCCCTTGTTCTTGGCGATACTCGTCCATCCCATAGGCCTTCATCGCGACATGAATGGCCTTGTTGAATTCAGCGACGATCTCATCGGAATGACGTTTAGCAGCTCGCTTGTACTCTCCTTTCACTGAAGGATCCGTTGCCGCTTCAAATTCCCGATTCGCTTTGAATAGTTCTTCCTGCGCTCCGCGCATCTTGGCGATGTGCGAATCGTAAATGCGCTCCATTTCCGGAGTTGGTTTGCGAATCGCGTGCGCAGGCGTACAAAGACCGCAGATGAGGAATGAGAACAGGACCGATCCGCTGCGCATCAGGGAACGACCTCCACATCGATCCACGGGGTCTTCATGAGAACTGCGCCGGCGGTTCCAGATGCAGACCTCTTGCGTTTTGAAAGAGAATTCCCCAGCCAGGAATAATCATAGACCAGACGCAACTTGTACTTGTGCGCGACCGTCAGGCAATAAGACGAGAGATCGAAGAAATCGGCCGGATTCGATGAGTGGTTCTTCGTCTGCATCGAACGCTGTTCGATCATTTCAGCGGTCGGCCTCGCCGTCAGTTGGCCTCCCGGCGTGAGCCGGTGAACGATCGGAGACGCGGCAGCCTGAGCGATATCCCTTCTTAGAAGCGCCTCGCCTCGATCGCGATCCGGCATAAGATCAGAGAAGTCGCACGTGGATTGCTTCAACACTCGCCCAGCCCTCATCAATTCGAAATAGATTCCATGCTTCAAATCGCCCTGTTCCGTCAAATGAGCCTGTGAAGGTTCTGTAAACAACCAATCGCTGATGCGGAGCTCTTCCTTGCCGACGTTCTTAAGGATGATCTGACATCCCAAGAACTCCTCGGGCTTGATCTTGGTCTTGTACACCCGCAAGGTCATGGCCAAGGGATACGAGGAAACGCTGACCTCGACCTCGGCCTTTCCCCCTGTGGAGACAGCGACCGCGCCCTTCGGGGTGTTCATCCGCAAATCAAGGGCACTGGCCGGAACAGGCTCTGCAGCCATGCTGGGCAACGCCCATCCGAGCATGCAAGCCATGACATATATACCCGCGAAAAATCGAATAGTCATATCTGCCTCAGTAGCAAACACTCATAGGCTTTCCGGAAATACTTTGAAGTGCAGCAGCCCCTTACGTTGGAACTCCGGATCATTCGGCGAGATGAAATTGAAAATCTTTTTCACCGACTGAAACAACTCCTTCATCGTTTCCTCATCTGCAGGCTTTTCCGGCTCGCCCTCAGGTCCTATCAGGGCCCCTCCACTAAAACTTCCACTCCCCGAAGGACTTCGTTCATAAATGAAGAACATCCTGGGTTTATTGATCGTGATTATATCTCCGAGGGCTGGATCGACACGGTCAAAATACACATCGATCACCAATTCTCCGAAACTTACTTCCGCCCTATGAAGACATCCTTGCGAACTCAATTTCTCAAGTCCCGGGATTACTGAAGCAAATTCCCCGTCATTCGCTCGCATGGCATTCATCACTCGATCGAAATTGTCTTCCTGGTAGTACGCCAGCCGATAGGGAGACTCAGGACGGGAGAATCGGCGGGGCCATATCTCGCGGCCCCCTCCGACAGAGGGGACATCGAAGGACACCTTATCCGCGTGAAGCCAGGGAATTGCGGTGAAATCCATTGAAAAATCTCGTGCTCCACGGGGAGCACCAAAACCTGCATGCGGGGATAAAAGTACGGCTAAAAGGCTCAAAAAAGATGCTCGGGAAAGGATACGCATGGCTGCCTCTCTAAAAAGATTCATGACCGTTCGATTGTAACTCCATCCCCCGATGCTGCACGTGAGTACAATGGGCCTGGTTCCCCTGTCAAAGGTCCTGTAATCAGGTAGGACTCCGGTCTTGCGCATACTATCGAGCAGTCACCAAAGAACGGTGAGCAATCAGGGCGTGGGTCTGGCGGCGGCAGGTTCGATTTAACCAGGTGTGGGGTCTGGAACTGGGAGGTGTGCGCTAGGGACGCGCACACCTCCCAGTGGCTCCACCGCCCCCCCGCCCGCCGGGGCGGTTCACTGCGGCTATCTCGACCAGCAGTGGAAGTCCCTTCATTCCCCCCCCGCCCACCATCTGTCGCCGCCGCGCTCGCCCGGCCGATCGGTAATCGGCCAGGGGGAGCGCGGTTCCCTCGCTCCGGAGAGGAAACTGAGTCCCATCCCTTTACCGCTACCTAGCACACAAAGGGGCTCGCCCCCACCCTGCCCTCCCCGTGGGGGAGGACAGTGAGGAAGCTCGAGGGGGGCCCTCCAAAAGTGGCATAATCTCCTCGTAGGAGCCCCCAATGATCAACGAAAAAGTACCGGTTGAGATCTTCCGGCGCAAGCTCAGTATTGAGATGGAGGGGCTCACGCCGCTGGAGATCCAGATGCTGGCCCAGACGGTGGACGAGCGGATGAAGGAGATCCAGAAGCTCACGGGCGTCGTGGACTCCTCGAAGCTGGCCATCCTCGCGGCGATGGAGTTCGCGGCCGACATCCACAAGATGCGCGAGCAGGTGGACACCTTCGGCCGCGCCGAGAAGAAGAAGTTCGACGAGATGTCCGTCCTCCTCAACACGGCGACGGGGGCGAAGGCCCCTTGAACGGGCTCTTCGTCGAGGAGACCCCTCTCAAGGACCGGCCGCTGGCGGCGCGCATGGCGCCGCGCACCCTGGACGAATTCGTGGGCCAGGGCCACATCCTCGGCCCGGGCAAGCTCCTGCGGCGCCTGATCGAGGCCGACCGCGTCTCCTCCCTGCTCTTCTACGGCCCCCCCGCCACCGGCAAGACCGCGCTCGCGCGAGTCATCGCGGCCCGCGGCAAGGCGGTCATGGCCGAGCTCAACGCCGTCGCGGCCGGGGTCGCGGACCTGAAGAAGGCCGTCGAGACCGCGAAGATGCGGCTCTCCTCGGGGGTCCGCACCCTCCTCTTAGTCGACGAGATCCACCACTTCAACCGCACCCAGCAAGACGTGCTCCTCCCCTACGTCGAGCGCGGCGACGTCATCCTCATCGGGCTCACGACCGAGAACCCCTCTTTCTACGTCAACGCGGCCCTCCTCTCGCGATTTACCGCCTTCGAGTTCAAGCCGCACCCGGTCGAAGACCTCGGCCTCATCCTCGAGCGGGCCCTGGCCGACTCCGAGCGGGGGCTCGGCGCCATGGCGCTCGCGCTCGACGACGACGCCCGCTCCCACCTGCTCTCGACCGCAGGCGGGGACGCGCGGCGCCTGCTCAACGCGCTCGAGCTCGCCGCGCTGACCACCCCGCTCGGCATGGACGCCAAGCGCCGCGT from Elusimicrobiota bacterium encodes the following:
- a CDS encoding cell division protein ZapA — encoded protein: MINEKVPVEIFRRKLSIEMEGLTPLEIQMLAQTVDERMKEIQKLTGVVDSSKLAILAAMEFAADIHKMREQVDTFGRAEKKKFDEMSVLLNTATGAKAP
- a CDS encoding replication-associated recombination protein A, which translates into the protein MAPRTLDEFVGQGHILGPGKLLRRLIEADRVSSLLFYGPPATGKTALARVIAARGKAVMAELNAVAAGVADLKKAVETAKMRLSSGVRTLLLVDEIHHFNRTQQDVLLPYVERGDVILIGLTTENPSFYVNAALLSRFTAFEFKPHPVEDLGLILERALADSERGLGAMALALDDDARSHLLSTAGGDARRLLNALELAALTTPLGMDAKRRVTLAVAEESIQRRSVRYDRSSDEHYDHISAFIKSMRGSDPDAALYWMAKMLEAGEDPRFIARRLLICASEDVGNADFRALLVAGAAFQAVEFLGMPECRIPLAQAVTYVACAPKSNAAYMAVDAALQEVKNGPVREVPLHLRDANMDSKSRGHGVGYKYPHDFPGGWTPQEYMPKPIRFYEPGEEGDEARIAKRLKELRSKNK